CGGAAGGGTAGGCTTATGTCTTATGGTGGTCGGTTGGTACTGATAAACTCAGTGCTCACAAGTTTGCCGATGTTTCTTTTGTCTTTCTTGAAGTACCTGTAAGGGTACGGAAAATGTTAGACGTCTATCGATCACGATTATTTTGGCAATGCGATGAAATAAAGAGAAAGTACATGCTCACTAAGTGGGATATCACCGAAGGACTAGGGTGGGCTCGGGATTGAGAATTTAGAGGTAAAGAATAGATGTCTGCTCAGTAAATGGATGTACAGGCTTTCTATTAAAACCAAAGGCACGTGGGTACAAATTTTGCGTAATAAGTACCTACAATCTAAGACCTTGGCCTAGTTTACCGTTAGACCAAATGATTCGCCTTTCTAGAAGGGATTAATGAGAACGAAACCAGTCTTCAGCAACTCGACTAaattctgggaggatacttggttAGGGGAGACGTCTTTAGCCACACAATATCCGTCTCTGTATAATATTGTACAGTGTAAGGAAGCTTATGTTGCTACAGTTCTACAGTCTACTCCTCTATACATTCAATTCCGGAGATTTTTAGTAGAAGACCGATGGGACGCATGGCTACATCTGGTGCGGAGGTTGATGGACGTTTAGCTCTCGGATGAGCTAGATACTATTCATTGGAGACTATCTACGAACAAAATTTTATCAGTGAAATTTATGTACGTAGACTTAATTGACTCTGATCTAATCCTGAAATCGATACATATTTGGTAGATAAAAGTTCCATTAAGCACAAGGAGGTGATTCTGACTAAGAATAACTTGGCAAAGCGAAGATGGGAGGGTAGTCAACGATGTCGCTTTTGTGATCAAGATGAAACTATTAAACACCTCTTCCTCGATTGTCCGCTAGCCACACTACTAACAAGGCGCCTACGCGCCGCCCGCAAAGACTCCTATGTGAGGGTTGCTTGCATGTGGGAGCTCGTACTGGGCTGGCCTAGTAACCACGTGGCCTCATCATGCTGACAGCACAATGACATAACGTGTATTTTCCTTTTTGAACTAAATGCATCTATTACGAAAAATAATATCTTTAAAAATGTTCTTTTCACATAAAAAATGTAAATGTAGCTAAAATTGTTCATTGCACATTAAAATAAATGTTCGCTCAAAATTGTAAAAATAATTGTTATACGATGTATAGAAATGCTATACAATGAATAACATTTTTCGTGTAATTGGAAACAATTTTTTACCATTAAAAATTGGGTGCTCAATTTTTTTAAATCACGCGTCTCATACAAAATGTTATGACATTTAAAAAAAGGTTTATCCAATGTATAGAAATGTTCACATAGTTTAAATTATTTTTTTGTATCATAAAAATAAGGTTTCAACGTTTATTAAAAAGATGTTCAGACAGTTCATGTATTGCAAATGTTGAATGTATATAAGAAAATGGTTTAGATGTATGAAAAATTGTACAATGTGTGTAAAAAATTAGGCATCAAAACAcatatttgaaaacatgttaatCAGGGATTAAAAAGATGTTAAACATGCATACAAAATGTTgttgatgtatacaaaaaatatacaatgtgtTAAAAAAGATATATGTTgatcaaaaaaggaaaaaaacaaagaaaacccaAGGAAAACCTTGCTACAAACAATGAAAAacccaaagaaaaagaaaagaaaagaactcACGCTTGGCTATAGCATTGGGCCAGTCCGATAGCCGCTCGATGTAGGGTTTTTTTTAGTCTAAACACACTTTATTAATTAATGATGTTCATAGGGATACAATGAAGTTCCGGTGAAGCCAGGAGCCAAAGATGGCGTCCATGATCCAGACCGAAAGCATGTTTAGCGAGGCTATGTGCCTCAAGATTTGAACTACATCCTTCGAAGATGAAGGGACACTGCACAAACTGTCTCGTGCAAGCTTGAATCTCCTTAATGATGCCGACATAAGTACCTCCAGTGCCTCGGTGGATGTCATTGACCACAACATTGCAGATTGACCACAACATTGCAGTCAGAAACGATCCCTACATGCAGTAATGCCAGGTCAAGAGCCAGTGCCTGAGCCTCGTGGCAGGCGAGTGCTTCGAGTGATGAAGTATCTGTTATACCCGTTGTTTATagactacagaagcaccaaggaACTTCCCGGGTAAGCCGCTCGATGTAGGCGATTCCTAATAGGAATCAGTATGTGCGACACATCGCTACTCACAAGAATGTGTCTGTGGGCGCGGCTACGTCTCGCCTATTGCAAGATAGATGTAATGGACCGGCCCAATCATAGTTAGTTCTTTCATTAGGTTCTTTTCTTTGCTTCATTCTTTTatttcttactattatttatattTTTGCAATGAAAAATAATTACTTAAATTTTAAAAACATTCATTGCACATTTACAATATTTTTCTGCAATAAAAATATTTTGATCGTGGAAATTTTCTAAAATATCCATACATTCAGAAAAGATTCTTCCCAATCAAAAAATATTCACACATTTAAATTTGTGTTTATGACATTTAAAAAATTCTTGAAAATGTAAAAAATTGTTCACTTGGTCTCTAAAAAATGTTCGCACGATTCTATAAATCTTTCATGTCATTTAAAAACTGTTCACATATAAAGTGAACTATCGAAATGAATTTCTCCGCCCCTCTAATTACATGCACATATTTACTGGAATGACTCCCTCTCCTCCCACATGCACTTATTCCTCTAATCACATGTATACATGCACTATTGGTTAGAAACCTGATGTAATTCCTGATTAGCACAAGTCGTATTCCTAAAACATTGGCACAAGTAGCATTCCTAAAACATTGGGATTGAATCTGGAAATTAGACTTACTATTGCATTTAGAGTGGGCGGCGGACGTTACCTAGTTACCTTGGGTGACGGATCCAAGGACGGATGGGATGCAGGAGGGACGGCGGTTGAGGCGGCAGATCCGGCAAGAGAGGCAGCGGTGGTCATGAAAGGTGGTTTCGGCAGTCGAGGCGGCGGACGGCGCAGAATGCGGCTCCGGCGGTCTAGGCGGCAGACCTCGTGGAAGGTGGCACCGATTGTTGAGGCGGTGGACGGCGTGGAGGAGGTGGCTCcagcgatggtggtggtgccttgCAGGGAAtgcgcggtggcggcggctcgTATGGAAAGCGGGCGCAGGCACGATTTTGAGATTTGGGGAAAATGAAACGGACTAGGTTTGGGGGAAAACCGACCGTGCGTCCACAACTGGATAAGGCAATGTAAACCTGTCACAGGCCCCACACACTGTCCGCCACTTCTACTTTGCAGTGGCGGGCCATAATTATTTCCCGCCACAGCAATGTAAACATGTACACGTCTAATATTTTGAATATTTATGGTGCGGCTCTTCTAAATGTTGTTGTGGCAGGTGTATTACTTGCCCACCACTGGTTCATGCCACACTAGTGGCGGGCACATAATGTATGCCGGCCACTGCTGTTTCCACCCCCTCGGGCGAATTTAGAAGAGGTTACGTGTGGCGGGTGTGTCCCAGGGCCTGCCACTGGTCGGCGCGGAGCAGTGGCGGGCAGTGTTTGCTACCCGCCACTGCAACTTTTCTGAAATAGCAGTGGTGAGTTTCAAGCCATGCCCGCCACTATTTTGAGACCACCTATAAGCATTTTCCCAGTAATGTGAAGCGCGTCGTGAAAGCCCGCTGAACCTCTGCGGGATCCACCTTGGGACAAGCTCCCATCGGCATTGCCAGCACCGCCATCTGGGTGAGGCCTCTGTCCATCTCCGCCATCTCCGACGTGCGCGCGCGAGGGGGGGGGCACGCACCAGCCCCTGCCGCAAAGTGCCGGCGCCTCCATGACCCGCTTATCTCCGCCTCTCCCTCCTGGTGCGGCAACCAGAGCGACAACCGGTGAGCTCTGCCCGTCGCACCGCGTCGTGCACCTTCGCGCCTTATGCCCCACCCCACCACACAACAAGCACTTAGCAAGGCTATGACAATCTTTGATCATGTGGCCTTTGGTGAgacacttgaagcacagacccTTCGCCCTCACCCTCTTTAAGATTAGCTCGTCGAATCGGTTGTCCCCCTCCTGGGATCAGGGCTTGGGCTCCTGGTtcttgcacttgtccttgccatgCACCTGCATCCACCCACCACCATCGCCCTCATCAATGCCATCAATGCGCCCATCCACCTTATCAGGGACAATGATGACGGATCTGAGCCGCGGACACGAGGGATCCACGAAACTCGATTGTGTGACGTGCCTAGACGGCGGGGCCGAGGCAAGCATGCAGGGCCTCCCTGTACGAGGCAGGGCTCGCAGTTGACGGCATGGGCGAGGGGGACGGATCCGCCATGGGAGATGTGCGCCGTCGCCGAGGGGGCGACGGGAGCGGGGGAGCGGGGAGGTGGGCAGATCTAAATATGGATTGAATGATAGTATAATTTTGTAACACACAAACCACCTTTTGTTCGTTAAAATTGAATCTCGAAATACATCGACACTAGTAAATAGGGACAAAGAGAATAAATCTTTTTCTCAAAATTGTCTGAAAGCACTCTCTCTCCCAAAAAGATATAGTACACCAGTTTGCCCTTAAAGCCATTCAAAATTAATAATTAATTGATGTGACTCAGCATTGGATTACACTACTTGTCCAGGTCACCTTTTAACTCTGATCAGAACCCTGAACTCCCGCAAGAGTTCGTCGATTCAAATAGAGACCGGAACAAAATTCACTAGTTCAGTAACTGTTTACATATCGACGCATCTAAAACTGAGAACGTGATTCACACCCATCCATTGCAAACTATAGTACTAGCTGTTAATTTCTAGCATCGAGAGTACGTTAATCCACAGCCGAAACAATTATACAGCACATCACCAATCCAATCAAGAAAGAAAGAACAGTGGCTAATTCCTCAAAGCACTGGCTACGTCCACACACTAACACACAGCTTAATTACAAATCATCTCCAATTCAACCAATGGCGACACAGTATGCAGCGAGCGAGCTAAACTACAGTAGCATGTACGTACGCTATGCTCGAAGGAGCTTCTCAGGCGAGGATGTAGTAGGGGCGGTCGCCGTCGATGCTCGGCAGCTCCGGCGGCGCCTTCAGGATGACATAGAGGGAGTAGATGATGCCGGGGACGTAGCCGAGCAACGTCAGCGGCAGCGAGATGAAGAACTCCGGCTGCACATGTTTAGGCACGCATCAGCGGCACAAAATTCAGCAAATCAATCATTACGACGGACTCAGGCAAGACTGGTGTGGAGCTAAGTGGATCAGAAAGGAGTAGCGGTGCTTACGCTGCACCAGCCGTACCGGAAGAAGACGCCGAGCGGCGGGAGGACGGCGGCGAAGACGGTCTCCAGGCACGTCGAACAGCCGCCGGAGCTCATCCTACCCGGCCCTGCCCTTGCCCAGGCTTTACAAAACTAACTCTGGCGGCAGAAGCAAGCTCGGTTCAGTTTAGCAAAGTCGTCGGAGCTTTTAAACCAGAGGTGGCAGCCGCCAGCAAGCAAATACCGATGCCGACGGGAATGATGCGGAACCGGACGATGGCTGTGGGAAGAATATGCCGATTACCCGTGAGCCTCTTGGTGTCGCAGACTGACCGGAGGGACCGTTCCTTGCCGCCACGGCGACCGCAGGTAGCTGTGTGCGAATTTATGGCCAAGAATATTCCACTTCCTCGTAAATATTACCTCCGGTCCAAAAAGTTTtttcttagatttgtctagatgcGGATTTTGAGAGGAGTAGCTGTTTtttttattgaccggagatgccGATGAATCGGAAAGTCCTATCTGCCGCAATGCGGCAGATTGTCAGACACTTCACACAGAAGGGAGCGACCAGCCATCAACATGGCCCGGCCCAATTATTAGGTATGTGCTACAGTACTGGGCGGGTTTGGGAAGGTTCTAGTCGGTATTTTTCTTGTGTTAGAAACCTTCTAGAAGGTAAGGGAAGATTCGTGAACCGGTTTTAtgtctttctcttttttttcgttattttcctttttttctaTACTTTGTTCagttttctttcctttttcgttctttattttctttgtttttttatttcctttttattttttaacCAATCTATAGAAATACAAAAAAATATTCCATTTTTCAAATTTGGTTCACAAATTTCAATGAATGTTCAGAAGTTCAAAAATTGTTTACttcattttaaaaaatgttctaaAACTCAAGAACGTTTAGTATTCAAATTTTCAAAAATGATTCCATTTTTTCATTTTATTAAAAACTGTTCACATTTTCAAATTTGCTTAGTATTTTACAAATTGTCCTTGATTTTAATTTTTTGTTCTGTAAATTCAAAAAGTGTTCAGGATTTTTTTTTGTTCCCatgttcaattttttttctcgatTTCATTTCGATTTTTTTCTCTAAATTAGAAAATACTCAATGTTTCAGAAAAATTTTGTTCTCACTTTCAAAATTTTGTTCTCTAAATTCAAAAGTAGATAGGGTTTTTAAAAAAATCcccattttcaaaatttgttctagATTTAAATTTTGTTTTTCTAAATTAGAAAAATGTATTTTTCCTAAAATGTTCAGTATTTTGAAAAAAGAAATCACATGCGTCATATATTGTTGAAAACTAAAAACTATTCagaatttttcaaaatttcatcgcGTTTTGTTGAAATTGGTCGCGAGTTCAATTTTTTGCTCCAGTTTTTGAAAATCTAATCGTGATTTGTATTTCAAGTGTTAAATTTTGCGTCCATATTTAGGTGTTTTAGCATTGCGTTGTACTTTGTTCAGTTGACTTCGACAGACAAGTTGGCTAGTAGGTCACACACATGAGGGGGCAGTCGCAGGTTCGAATCTCGCCGGCTTCCTTTCTCTTTCATTATTTTTCCACCTTGCGTCTGTGGGCCGGCCCAGTTTGTATGCCCCCCTCTAAGTCAGGTTCTTACATGACGTAGAATGCGTCCTATAGGAGGTCTCCGATGAATCATAGGCATCAAATAGAGTGCAAACCGTATGGGACGAATACCCCCACTAGTTCACTAGTCTACGTGGTCCACCGGCTCGTTATCTTCTCTTCACCGGTTGGAACCTTATAAGGTTATCATCCATTTCTAGGCTGGGATTTCCAGCATGTTTGGTTCGTGGGAATTAGTGGATTTTTCAGTGTGTTTAGTTCGTGAATTAGAGATGGCAAATGAGAGTTGTAGGGTGAAGAGATTAAAAGTTCACTGTTTCATTAGAGCGAATGAGAGTTTAAGTGGGAAAGGAAAATGAGAGTTAAGGAAGCCAATTCCCAACGATTTCTTCCCACGGTACCATATTACTTCGCGAGCAGAGTATTATCCCATGCTAATTCCCATCATATACTTCCCATCCATAATCCCTTCATAAACACCGTTGGGCAAACTTCCATTTCCCTGCCCGAGTGGTTACCAAACAGGCTACATGCCTTTTTTCACAGGCTTTTAGATCGGTTTTAGTTTTTATTTTCACGTTCCGTTcttctttttgtttttcttacgatttattttttaatttttatCAAAAAAGTGTTGAATTTTTTATATAAATTCATGTGTTTTTTCAAATATATGAACTTTTGAAGTTTGCACATCATTTAAAAATTTATAAACTTTTTTTAATTTCATGAACATGCTTTAATTTTTGATCTTTTTAAAAATAGCAAAACAATTCTCAAATTCTCAAGATTTAAATTTTGTGGACCATTTCAAATTTTATGAAACCTTTTAATATTTGTGGGTTTTTTAAATtttatgaactttttttcaaattcacacAAAGATCAATTTTATGAACTTTTTCAgaatttatatttattttttcaaATACCTTAACTTTTTCAAAAAATCCCCAAATTTATATATTGCTTCTATTTTTTTGAGCGGTGTTTCTATTTTTTTAAGTCAACTGGTTAACCATGTGAGCGAAAGGTGAGAACGAGCGAACGAGCAAGGTGCTCGTGTAGTTGGGCCAGCCCGCGCGGGAGGCACACATGTGCGCTAGTTGGCCGTCCAGCGCTTGAAGCTCTAAACAGGATGTCTCAGAGATATATACAGACGATCTTCCAGCCGTATCATTATTGTTCGTTCCAATAAACAAACCTCTAACTAAATTAGTACTCTAGTTAGCTAGAGCATCTTTAACAAAATACTTCTGTCGTGTCAAAATAATTTAAGTTATATGTTTTTCCTAAGTCAAACTTGTTCAAATTTGATTGAATTTGTAGAAAATATATCAATATCCTTCATACTATGTATATTTAATTTAGTATATCTTACTATgttttctataaatttggtcaaacataAACAAGTTTGACTTAGGACAAAAGTAGAAGTTCAATTATTTTGAAACAGAGGTTGTAATTATTTAGACATCACATTTTTTTCAAACTTCAGAGTAAAAACACTCCTTTTTGCATGTGAAAAACCTTCTATTACTAATAGGAATGTCCTTACAATCTAGTAGAGCCAACTATATCACATCAGGGGGACCCGACCTAATCCAAGTCATCGTCCTTCCCTCTACTTTAGCAAAACCAGCTAAGAATCGCTAACCATATTCGGTTAGCGTAAGTAATACATGCACTTTGATGCATGGTTTGTTCACCTTATTACACTTGAACACTAAATACAAAATTATCGATTGCACACCCTATTTTTAGAGCTAGTATGTTACTTCTTGGTATAAGTTATGTCGTTGCAAAGTGCTAAAGAATAGTATGTGTTGGTGCAATATTTGCCCTCTTGTGTTTTGGAGATTGTTGGCAGAAACAGGTGTGGACTGATTTGTTTGCTAGTGCATACAGAGAGAAATAGTCCATACATAATTGAAGAGAGGACCATCTTTGGTGTCAAGTTCGAGAAACTTCACCGAAGAATATCTGAGATACAGAGACAATTGGGTTATATCTTTCGAAGCCTTGTAGGAGAAAAGATTGATGTGAAGAAGTTGACCGCTTGAAATTTATTGCTGACATTAAGAAATTGGTTCGGTGTTCGTCCGAAGAAAATTAACTGCGTGTGAGAAGGTCGAAGGCGAAGTGAAGACGTAGCATTCATttcgttcttcttcttcttctctttcttgagtcacatgacctccatactattaagagggatATAGGTTCTCGAAGCTTAGATCTGATGTGATGCTTAGCCCAAACTATGAAAGACTGAGAGAAATCTCTTTATGCTCTAAATGATTATCTGTCATCAGAAGACGTAGTTCTTCGGTGCAGCAGGAGATATCTTTCGGACTGGGGAGTTAACATTTCTTTCTCTACAAAGAAATGTTACCGTTGTGCCCAAATTTTCCGACCATTGGACTCGTGTCATTCGGCCATTGGCTAGCCCACATGTCCATTCTGGTCATTTCCCATCAGGGAAGGCTGCgactataaatagccaccccgctccaacaTTGTTCGTGGGCTGGTCCGCTTAAGATTTCTAAGAAGAATGATGGAGCATCCCCTCTCCAAGAGATTTGAGTTTAAAATTCACTGAGAGAAACCCAAGAACCGGAACTTAAAAAGTGGTTGAGCATCATAGTACTTCTGAGTTAGGGTTCTTGTATCTATTACTCTTGAGAGTTGTGAACTCTCTAGACGGATAGGTGTCGGCTCGAGTATTGAAGAGTTGTTGTCTTCATCAAGCAAGATCTTCAGCAACCAAGAGTAATTATGGTTGAGTCTGTCGAAGGTTTGGAGATCGTCGATAAAGCATCTACCACGAGTGAAATCAACTGGAGTCTGATCAGCTCCCAGTTGAAGGAGAATATGAGAGAGAGGTTTTCTCCTGTGTTCAATCACAAGtccctccaaccagacgtagtccTTTGGCAAAAGGACAAATCAGTCTACCAAATTCATGTGTCACCATCGAGCACCACTAGTTCATTCTACTTACTTTGTATTTCTTTAAG
This sequence is a window from Aegilops tauschii subsp. strangulata cultivar AL8/78 chromosome 7, Aet v6.0, whole genome shotgun sequence. Protein-coding genes within it:
- the LOC109786646 gene encoding hydrophobic protein RCI2A — encoded protein: MSSGGCSTCLETVFAAVLPPLGVFFRYGWCSPEFFISLPLTLLGYVPGIIYSLYVILKAPPELPSIDGDRPYYILA